From Nicotiana tabacum cultivar K326 chromosome 20, ASM71507v2, whole genome shotgun sequence, one genomic window encodes:
- the LOC107759325 gene encoding thioredoxin H4-like, with the protein MGANYSTTIPTTWPEANYMSTTIPQVKRSQVIAFHSSTKWKLHFDSLKDTNKLVVIDFTATWCGPCKNMEPVMNDLAAKYTDVEFVKIDVDELDKVAEEYGVQTMPTFVLIKKGEVVDKVVGADKDGLKKKIEKHRAIFI; encoded by the exons ATGGGTGCTAACTACTCAACAACTATTCCAACAACTTGGCCTGAAGCTAACTATATGTCAACCACAATACCACAAGTCAAGAGGTCCCAAGTCATTGCTTTCCACTCTTCAACAAAATGGAAGCTCCATTTTGATTCTTTGAAAGATACAAACAAACTG GTTGTTATTGACTTTACAGCTACATGGTGTGGTCCTTGCAAAAACATGGAACCAGTTATGAATGACTTAGCTGCTAAATATACAGATGTTGAGTTTGTCAAGATTGATGTTGATGAATTGGAT AAAGTAGCTGAGGAATATGGGGTTCAAACAATGCCAACATTTGTACTGATAAAGAAGGGGGAGGTTGTTGACAAAGTTGTGGGAGCAGATAAAGATGGACTAAAGAAGAAAATTGAGAAACACAGAGCTATTTTTATCTAA